A genomic stretch from Thermomonospora umbrina includes:
- a CDS encoding ABC transporter ATP-binding protein, producing the protein MTETQDAPVRGDSATLPAIELAGVVKEYRSHGETVPAVRGLDLAIGEGEFFSLLGPSGCGKTTTMRMIAGFEEPTAGAVFLRGKDVTAVPAHRRDVNMVFQSYALFPHMSVFENVAFGLRRKGVERSEITRRVGEMLEIVDLTGREKRRPREMSGGQQQRVALARALVNRPRALLLDEPLGALDLKLRQHMQVELKRIQREVGVTFVYVTHDQGEALTMSDRIAVMNDGRIEQLGSPREIYERPASRFVAGFIGTSNLLSGEIGEVDGDRAVIAYGDGERIVVPLPEGSAVSAGERVELTVRPEKIEIGVEPPAGNGSAIRGTVGEVVYLGTSTNYNVVTSAGADVVVFTQNATSAEDVAVRGDSVWLSWHPRYSYLIGPAS; encoded by the coding sequence ATGACCGAGACACAGGACGCCCCCGTACGGGGCGACTCGGCGACGTTGCCGGCCATCGAGCTGGCCGGCGTGGTGAAGGAGTACCGGTCCCACGGGGAGACCGTGCCGGCGGTCAGGGGACTGGACCTGGCCATCGGGGAGGGCGAGTTCTTCTCCCTCCTCGGTCCCTCCGGCTGCGGCAAGACCACCACCATGCGGATGATCGCCGGGTTCGAGGAGCCCACGGCCGGCGCGGTGTTCCTGCGCGGCAAGGACGTGACGGCGGTGCCCGCGCATCGGCGCGACGTGAACATGGTGTTCCAGTCGTACGCGCTGTTCCCGCACATGAGCGTGTTCGAGAACGTGGCGTTCGGGCTGCGGCGCAAGGGCGTGGAGCGTTCCGAGATCACCCGCAGGGTCGGCGAGATGCTGGAGATCGTCGACCTGACGGGCCGGGAGAAACGCCGGCCCCGGGAGATGTCCGGCGGTCAGCAGCAGCGGGTGGCGCTGGCCCGGGCGCTGGTCAACCGGCCGCGGGCGCTGCTGCTGGACGAGCCGCTGGGCGCCCTCGACCTCAAGCTGCGCCAGCACATGCAGGTCGAGCTGAAGCGGATCCAGCGCGAGGTCGGCGTCACCTTCGTGTACGTCACGCACGACCAGGGCGAGGCGCTCACCATGTCGGACCGGATCGCGGTCATGAACGACGGGCGCATCGAGCAGCTCGGCTCGCCCCGGGAGATCTACGAGCGTCCCGCGAGCAGGTTCGTCGCCGGGTTCATCGGCACCTCCAACCTGCTGTCCGGCGAGATCGGCGAGGTGGACGGGGACCGGGCGGTCATCGCGTACGGCGACGGCGAACGGATCGTGGTGCCGCTGCCGGAGGGATCGGCGGTCTCCGCCGGGGAGCGCGTGGAGCTCACCGTGCGCCCGGAGAAGATCGAGATCGGCGTCGAGCCGCCGGCGGGGAACGGGTCGGCGATCCGGGGGACCGTCGGCGAGGTCGTCTACCTGGGCACCTCGACCAACTACAACGTGGTCACCTCGGCGGGGGCGGACGTCGTGGTGTTCACGCAGAACGCGACCTCCGCCGAGGACGTCGCCGTTCGGGGGGACAGCGTCTGGCTGTCGTGGCATCCGCGGTACTCCTACCTGATTGGACCTGCATCATGA
- a CDS encoding polyamine ABC transporter substrate-binding protein yields the protein MSRTSRHPLGDDPAFLRGLTTARGPARRDVLRLFGAAGAGLALAACGVEGQGGKGKVTQNDVQKFWAGKTKRGSLNWANWPGYMEDDRATIKAFTKATGIKVDYKEVIQENAEWFGKIEAPLRAGQSIDFDLMVMSNGIQLGKTRELGYLAPLDHSRLPNFAKYAGQGYKNPSYDPNNAFTVPYTSGITGIAYSTKYVDEEITSIHDLWNPKYKGKIGMMADSQELGNFGMFAIGVDPERSTPADWEKAAAKLREQQGLVRKYYTQDYADAISKGDVWITMAWSGDVYSLGLDEVKFVVPKEGGTLWTDNMCIPKTAANPVDAITLMDWLYDPRANATLTEFINYITPVPSAQELIRQDAAKAQGDDRAELERLAGSPLVFPTPADLAKLRRYRTLTQAEETAYQKVFTPIAQGS from the coding sequence ATGAGCCGTACGAGCCGTCATCCCCTCGGCGACGATCCCGCCTTCCTCCGCGGCCTGACCACCGCCCGAGGCCCGGCGCGCCGCGACGTCCTGCGCCTGTTCGGCGCGGCCGGCGCCGGGCTCGCGCTCGCCGCCTGCGGCGTGGAGGGCCAGGGCGGCAAGGGCAAGGTCACCCAGAACGACGTGCAGAAATTCTGGGCGGGCAAGACCAAGAGGGGCTCGCTCAACTGGGCCAACTGGCCCGGGTACATGGAGGACGACCGCGCCACCATCAAGGCGTTCACCAAGGCCACCGGCATCAAGGTGGACTACAAGGAGGTCATCCAGGAGAACGCCGAGTGGTTCGGCAAGATCGAGGCCCCGCTGCGCGCCGGGCAGTCGATCGACTTCGACCTCATGGTGATGTCCAACGGCATCCAGTTGGGCAAGACCCGCGAACTCGGCTACCTGGCGCCGCTGGACCACTCCCGGCTGCCCAACTTCGCCAAGTACGCCGGGCAGGGCTACAAGAACCCCTCGTACGACCCGAACAACGCCTTCACCGTCCCGTACACCTCGGGGATCACCGGCATCGCGTACAGCACCAAGTACGTCGACGAGGAGATCACCAGCATCCACGACCTGTGGAACCCCAAGTACAAGGGGAAGATCGGGATGATGGCCGACTCCCAGGAGCTGGGCAACTTCGGGATGTTCGCGATCGGCGTGGACCCGGAGAGGTCGACCCCCGCCGACTGGGAGAAGGCCGCCGCCAAGCTGCGCGAGCAGCAGGGACTGGTGCGCAAGTACTACACCCAGGACTACGCCGACGCCATCTCCAAGGGCGACGTGTGGATCACCATGGCCTGGTCGGGCGACGTCTACAGCCTCGGGCTCGACGAGGTGAAGTTCGTGGTGCCCAAGGAGGGCGGCACGCTGTGGACGGACAACATGTGCATCCCCAAGACCGCCGCCAACCCGGTGGACGCCATCACGCTGATGGACTGGCTGTACGACCCGCGCGCGAACGCCACGCTCACCGAGTTCATCAACTACATCACCCCGGTCCCGTCCGCGCAGGAGCTGATCCGGCAGGACGCGGCCAAGGCGCAGGGCGACGACAGGGCCGAGCTGGAGCGGTTGGCGGGCAGCCCGCTCGTCTTCCCCACCCCGGCGGACCTGGCCAAGCTGCGTCGCTACCGGACCCTCACCCAGGCCGAGGAGACCGCGTACCAGAAGGTCTTCACCCCGATCGCCCAGGGCTCGTAG
- a CDS encoding ABC transporter permease yields the protein MARRLTPYLMMLPAGLWLAVFFAVPLIVMASLSLQEGNLVDGFRQTFHWQNYTDGLSTYGDKFVRSLWYGLLATLACIAIAYPVAYWIAFRAGDHKSTYLFLLLLPFFVSFILRTVSWKFVLADNGVVLGTLKDRGLLPDDFHVLQTTFAVVAGLTYNFLPFMVLPIYVALERIDHRVVEAARDLYAGRVQAFVRVVLPLSLPGVFAGVIMTFVPVSADYVNAAVLGGPDNTMIGNVIQSEYFNNSNYPTASALSFTLMAILLLGIFLYARVLGTKDVLEAAGR from the coding sequence ATGGCACGACGGCTGACCCCCTACCTGATGATGCTGCCGGCCGGTCTGTGGCTGGCGGTGTTCTTCGCGGTGCCGCTGATCGTGATGGCCTCGCTGTCCCTCCAAGAGGGCAACCTGGTCGACGGGTTCCGGCAGACGTTCCACTGGCAGAACTACACCGACGGGCTGAGCACCTACGGCGACAAGTTCGTGCGGTCCCTCTGGTACGGGCTCCTGGCCACGCTGGCCTGCATCGCCATCGCCTATCCGGTGGCGTACTGGATCGCGTTCAGGGCCGGTGACCACAAGTCCACCTACCTGTTCCTGCTGCTCCTGCCGTTCTTCGTCTCGTTCATCCTGCGCACGGTCTCCTGGAAGTTCGTGCTCGCCGACAACGGGGTCGTGCTCGGCACGCTGAAGGACCGGGGGCTGCTCCCGGACGACTTCCACGTGCTGCAGACGACGTTCGCGGTGGTCGCCGGGCTGACGTACAACTTCCTGCCGTTCATGGTGCTGCCGATCTACGTGGCGCTGGAGCGGATCGACCATCGGGTGGTCGAGGCGGCCCGGGACCTGTACGCGGGGCGCGTGCAGGCGTTCGTCCGGGTGGTGCTGCCGCTGTCGCTGCCCGGGGTGTTCGCCGGGGTGATCATGACGTTCGTGCCGGTCTCGGCCGACTACGTGAACGCGGCGGTGCTGGGCGGGCCGGACAACACCATGATCGGCAACGTGATCCAGTCCGAGTACTTCAACAACAGCAACTATCCGACGGCCTCGGCGCTGTCGTTCACGCTGATGGCGATCCTGCTGCTGGGGATCTTCCTGTACGCGCGGGTGCTGGGGACCAAGGACGTCCTGGAGGCGGCGGGCCGATGA
- a CDS encoding ABC transporter permease, with amino-acid sequence MTTTTPVEPVRKRPARRRVARRGLGLRIYTWLVIAWLVLPIGVMIAFGFNDTTSKFNFEWEGFTLKWYADLFDHEDLTTALINSITIALASTAITTVLGTLVGLALGRYAFRGKGLSNLVLFAAISSPELVMGASLLSMFVTLNTPRGYGTVLVSHVMFSIAFVAMTVRARAVGLDPSIEEAARDLGAGPWTTFRLVTLPLVLPGVVSGALLAFALSIDDFIITNFTSGSTVTFPLWVWGSTRTGTPPQVNVMGTLLFAAGVLIAVINLVGSRRRARRA; translated from the coding sequence ATGACCACCACCACTCCCGTCGAGCCCGTCCGGAAGAGGCCCGCGCGTCGCCGCGTCGCCCGGCGCGGCCTGGGCCTGCGGATCTACACCTGGCTCGTGATCGCCTGGCTGGTGCTGCCGATCGGGGTCATGATCGCGTTCGGCTTCAACGACACCACCAGCAAGTTCAACTTCGAGTGGGAGGGCTTCACGCTCAAGTGGTACGCCGACCTGTTCGATCATGAGGACCTGACCACCGCGCTGATCAACTCGATCACGATCGCGTTGGCCAGTACGGCGATCACCACGGTGCTGGGCACGCTGGTGGGCCTGGCGCTGGGCCGGTACGCGTTCCGCGGCAAGGGCCTGTCCAACCTGGTGCTGTTCGCCGCCATCTCCAGCCCGGAGCTGGTGATGGGCGCCTCGCTGCTGTCGATGTTCGTCACGCTGAACACGCCGCGCGGGTACGGCACCGTCCTGGTCTCGCACGTCATGTTCTCGATCGCGTTCGTGGCGATGACGGTACGGGCCCGCGCGGTGGGTCTGGACCCGTCCATTGAGGAGGCGGCCCGGGACCTGGGCGCCGGGCCCTGGACGACGTTCCGGCTGGTCACGCTGCCGCTGGTGCTGCCGGGCGTGGTGTCGGGGGCCTTGCTGGCGTTCGCGCTGTCGATCGACGACTTCATCATCACCAACTTCACCAGCGGTTCGACGGTGACCTTCCCGCTGTGGGTATGGGGCTCCACGCGGACCGGGACCCCGCCGCAGGTCAACGTCATGGGAACGCTGCTGTTCGCGGCCGGGGTGCTGATCGCGGTGATCAATCTCGTGGGTTCCCGGCGCCGCGCCCGACGCGCGTGA
- a CDS encoding NAD(P)/FAD-dependent oxidoreductase yields MNVLRALADAEPTSPWLADPARPEPAAALVGPVACDLAVVGGGYTGLWTALLAKERDPSLDVVVLEADRVGGAASGRNGGFCSASLTHGLGNGLERWPGELATLERLGRENLDGIEQTLARYGIDAEFERTGELDVATAPWQLDGLVESADAARRLGQDPVLLDADEVRAEVDSPTYVGGLWDKDGTAMVHPAKLAWGLADTCRSLGVRVFERTPVRSLADRAGRLRLGTAYGSVSAAKVALGTGVFPPLLKRLKHFLVPVYDYALMTEPLSDAQLASIGWRNRQGVGDGGNQFHYYRLTADNRILWGGYDAIYHYGNGLRSELERRPETYATLARHFFATFPQVEGLRFTHAWGGVIDTCSRFCAFYGTAHRGRLAYAAGYTGLGVGATRFGAAVMLDLLAGEETERTRLDMVRSRPIPFPPEPLRYGVIELTRRSIARADRNGGRRDLWLRTLDRFGLGFDS; encoded by the coding sequence GTGAACGTTCTGAGGGCTCTGGCCGACGCGGAGCCGACGTCCCCCTGGCTGGCCGATCCCGCCCGGCCGGAGCCCGCCGCGGCCCTGGTCGGCCCGGTCGCCTGCGATCTCGCGGTCGTCGGCGGCGGCTACACCGGGCTGTGGACCGCCCTGCTGGCCAAGGAACGCGACCCGTCGTTGGACGTGGTGGTGCTGGAGGCCGACCGGGTCGGCGGCGCGGCCTCCGGCCGCAACGGGGGCTTCTGCTCCGCCAGCCTCACCCACGGCCTCGGGAACGGGCTCGAACGGTGGCCGGGCGAGCTGGCCACCCTGGAACGCCTCGGACGCGAGAACCTCGACGGCATCGAGCAGACCCTCGCCCGGTACGGCATCGACGCCGAGTTCGAGCGGACCGGTGAGCTGGACGTGGCCACCGCGCCCTGGCAGCTCGACGGCCTGGTCGAGTCCGCCGACGCCGCCCGGCGGCTGGGTCAGGATCCGGTGCTGCTGGACGCCGACGAGGTCCGCGCGGAGGTCGACTCGCCCACCTACGTCGGCGGGCTGTGGGACAAGGACGGCACCGCGATGGTGCATCCGGCGAAACTGGCCTGGGGTCTTGCGGACACCTGCCGTTCGCTGGGTGTGCGCGTCTTCGAGCGGACACCCGTCCGCTCCCTCGCCGACCGCGCGGGACGGTTGCGGCTCGGCACGGCGTACGGCTCGGTGTCCGCCGCCAAGGTCGCCCTGGGCACGGGCGTGTTCCCGCCGCTGTTGAAACGGCTGAAGCACTTCCTCGTCCCGGTGTACGACTACGCGCTGATGACCGAGCCGCTCAGCGACGCGCAGCTCGCGTCCATCGGCTGGCGGAACCGGCAGGGCGTCGGCGACGGCGGCAATCAGTTCCACTACTACCGGCTGACCGCCGACAACCGGATCCTGTGGGGCGGCTACGACGCGATCTACCACTACGGCAACGGGCTCCGGTCGGAGCTCGAACGGCGTCCCGAGACGTACGCCACGCTGGCGCGGCACTTCTTCGCGACGTTCCCGCAGGTGGAGGGGCTCCGGTTCACGCACGCGTGGGGCGGGGTCATCGACACGTGCAGCAGGTTCTGCGCGTTCTACGGGACCGCTCATCGGGGACGCCTGGCCTACGCCGCCGGATACACCGGGCTCGGCGTGGGGGCCACGCGCTTCGGCGCCGCCGTGATGCTCGATCTCCTCGCGGGGGAGGAGACCGAGCGGACACGGCTGGACATGGTGCGGAGCAGGCCGATCCCGTTCCCGCCCGAGCCGTTGCGGTACGGCGTCATCGAGCTGACCCGCAGGTCCATCGCCCGCGCCGACCGCAATGGGGGCCGCCGCGACCTGTGGCTGCGCACGCTCGACCGGTTCGGTCTCGGCTTCGACTCCTGA
- a CDS encoding DUF6463 family protein: MNTPARWLPRLTIACAVVHTVYAFAVMPGTWGDIVRAGVFDGIEGDPEREAALWFLFAGIGFFAIGTLTQVVLRSTGRVPLQIAGYLLLLGVPMSIVEPASGGWLLMGLGVLALVAHRRAEQEADVSRTPAGV, from the coding sequence GTGAACACGCCCGCCCGCTGGCTCCCCCGTCTCACCATCGCCTGTGCCGTCGTGCACACCGTCTACGCGTTCGCCGTCATGCCCGGGACCTGGGGCGACATCGTCCGTGCCGGGGTCTTCGACGGCATCGAGGGCGACCCGGAGCGCGAGGCCGCGCTCTGGTTCCTCTTCGCGGGGATCGGCTTCTTCGCCATCGGCACCCTGACGCAGGTGGTCCTGCGGAGCACCGGCCGCGTCCCCCTCCAGATCGCCGGCTACCTCCTGCTGCTGGGGGTGCCGATGTCGATCGTGGAGCCGGCCTCCGGAGGCTGGCTGCTCATGGGCCTGGGCGTCCTGGCCCTCGTCGCCCACCGCCGTGCCGAGCAGGAGGCCGACGTCTCCAGGACACCCGCCGGCGTCTGA
- a CDS encoding DUF2867 domain-containing protein produces MRTRPDVPELRSILRDADHVDVKTATADGTLRQFAAGALDMRPAWLTGLFKVRDAAARVLRLDPAGRLDQRLTPENLPFTPGAKVHFFTVTEAVEDRYLLLETADRHLTAHLAIVAASDGDPTRFDLISVVRYHRRLGSLYFNLIRPFHLLVVGGMARAGARAA; encoded by the coding sequence ATGCGGACCAGACCTGACGTGCCCGAACTGCGGTCGATACTCCGGGACGCCGATCATGTCGACGTCAAGACCGCCACGGCGGACGGCACTCTGCGGCAGTTCGCCGCCGGGGCGCTGGACATGCGACCGGCCTGGCTGACCGGCCTGTTCAAGGTGCGGGACGCGGCGGCCCGCGTCCTGCGCCTCGACCCGGCGGGCCGACTCGACCAGCGGCTGACACCCGAGAACCTGCCGTTCACCCCGGGTGCCAAGGTGCACTTCTTCACCGTCACCGAGGCCGTGGAGGACCGGTACCTGCTGTTGGAGACCGCCGACCGGCACCTGACCGCGCATCTGGCCATCGTGGCGGCGTCCGATGGCGACCCCACCCGGTTCGACCTGATCAGCGTGGTGAGGTACCACCGCCGGCTCGGGTCCCTCTATTTCAACCTGATCCGTCCCTTCCACCTTCTGGTGGTCGGCGGCATGGCCCGCGCCGGCGCGCGGGCCGCCTAG
- a CDS encoding TetR/AcrR family transcriptional regulator has protein sequence MASKHDWLNAGLEILATEGAPALTIERLTGRLGLSKGSFYHHFGGMGGYRTALLGHFEAECTLRFIDEVERDPAAPPLVRLDRLVALVVDAEEDPRLEIAVRAWALQDPEVRDVQERIDATRMAYLRSLWLAHCGDAEEADRMARLLYAITIGAEQIVPVMSAEELKDLYRLSIRLATRQGGADADQT, from the coding sequence ATGGCGAGCAAACACGACTGGCTGAACGCCGGTCTGGAGATCCTGGCGACGGAGGGCGCTCCCGCGCTCACCATCGAGCGGCTGACCGGGCGACTCGGGCTGAGCAAGGGGTCGTTCTACCACCACTTCGGGGGCATGGGCGGCTACCGGACGGCGCTGCTGGGGCACTTCGAGGCCGAGTGCACGCTGCGGTTCATCGACGAGGTCGAGCGGGATCCGGCCGCGCCGCCGCTGGTGCGGCTCGACCGGCTGGTGGCCCTCGTGGTGGACGCCGAGGAGGACCCCCGGCTGGAGATCGCCGTCCGCGCCTGGGCGCTGCAGGACCCGGAGGTCAGAGACGTCCAGGAGCGGATCGACGCCACCCGGATGGCCTATCTGCGCTCCCTGTGGCTGGCCCACTGCGGTGACGCCGAGGAGGCGGACCGGATGGCGCGGCTGCTCTACGCGATCACCATCGGGGCCGAGCAGATCGTCCCCGTGATGTCGGCCGAGGAGCTCAAGGATCTCTACCGACTCTCCATCCGGCTCGCGACCAGGCAAGGAGGAGCCGATGCGGACCAGACCTGA
- a CDS encoding DinB family protein: MDIVVPPPAADEQTVLVGFLNVQRAVVVTKCGGLDEALAHRAVLPTSPLMTVAGVLGHLRWVEHSWFEHVMLGEADRGPWTDDDRDRDFKVAGTPLAVLLDDYRHQCTRSDEIVASLGMDAASVNEKRGDHPTTRWVVAHMIEETARHAGHLDILREILDGRTGYP, encoded by the coding sequence ATGGACATCGTCGTCCCTCCGCCCGCGGCCGACGAGCAGACCGTGCTCGTCGGCTTCCTCAACGTGCAGCGCGCCGTGGTCGTCACGAAGTGCGGCGGGCTGGACGAGGCGCTCGCCCACCGGGCGGTGCTGCCGACCTCGCCGCTGATGACCGTCGCCGGGGTGCTCGGCCATCTGCGCTGGGTGGAGCACTCGTGGTTCGAGCACGTGATGCTCGGCGAGGCCGACCGCGGCCCCTGGACGGACGACGACCGCGACCGCGACTTCAAGGTCGCGGGCACGCCGCTCGCCGTCCTGCTGGATGACTACCGACACCAGTGCACCCGTTCCGACGAGATCGTCGCGTCCCTCGGGATGGACGCCGCCTCGGTGAACGAGAAGCGCGGCGACCATCCCACGACGCGGTGGGTGGTCGCGCACATGATCGAGGAGACCGCCCGCCATGCCGGGCATCTCGACATTCTGCGAGAGATCCTCGACGGGCGCACCGGCTACCCCTGA
- a CDS encoding serine/threonine-protein kinase → MQGIADYDFIRSLGQGNHGEFFLAHRPDRLPVEAEFVTVKVVGGTGEDAFRRATRELKAFAAVRSPHLVTLYDAGQQAGVFYYSMEYLPGGSLAAPAGPRERSEIYRALACASRAAQSLHDAGIVHRDINPSNILLTEDGGKLADLGLAQVLSPGVTITGMGALPSVEFTDPALLRGEQTMTAVDVWSLGATLHWFAASGTGLYGGLPVHDPLMTLRKVLSSPPKVADELPPKLAELIRSCLGDPSTRPSAGQLADQLDTLV, encoded by the coding sequence ATGCAGGGGATCGCGGACTACGACTTCATCCGGTCGCTGGGGCAGGGCAATCACGGGGAGTTCTTCCTCGCCCATAGGCCCGATCGATTGCCGGTGGAGGCCGAATTCGTCACCGTCAAGGTGGTCGGGGGGACGGGCGAGGACGCCTTCCGCCGGGCCACCCGGGAGCTGAAGGCCTTCGCCGCCGTGCGCTCGCCGCACCTGGTGACGCTGTACGACGCCGGCCAGCAGGCGGGGGTCTTCTACTACTCGATGGAGTATCTGCCGGGAGGCTCGTTGGCGGCGCCCGCCGGGCCGCGTGAGCGCTCCGAGATCTACCGGGCGCTGGCCTGCGCGTCGCGTGCAGCCCAGTCCTTGCACGACGCGGGCATCGTGCACCGCGACATCAACCCGTCCAACATCCTGCTCACCGAGGACGGCGGCAAGCTGGCCGATCTCGGGCTGGCCCAGGTGCTGTCCCCCGGCGTGACGATCACCGGCATGGGCGCGCTGCCGTCGGTGGAGTTCACCGACCCGGCGCTGCTGCGGGGCGAGCAGACGATGACAGCCGTCGACGTGTGGTCGCTCGGGGCGACGCTGCACTGGTTCGCCGCCAGCGGCACCGGCCTGTACGGGGGGCTGCCGGTCCACGACCCTTTGATGACGTTGCGCAAGGTGCTGAGCAGCCCGCCCAAGGTCGCCGACGAATTGCCGCCCAAGCTGGCGGAGCTGATCCGCTCGTGCCTCGGCGACCCGAGCACCCGGCCCTCCGCCGGTCAACTGGCCGACCAGCTCGACACGCTCGTGTAG
- a CDS encoding cation:proton antiporter — protein MRVDILLLDIVVVLALARLLGMGAKLIGQPPVIGEILAGILLGPTLLGDAIGKDLFPADLRPVLKGLADVGLVLFMFVVGMELDQKLVRGKGRIAASVSVSSTLLPFGLGCLIALWLAEDHDQGKTLAFVLFFGAAMSATAFPVLARILTDREMHRTRLGGLALACAAVIDVLAWTVLAVVVAIAGSGGSDQWHVALAVPFAVLMFLVVRPLLRRLVPSYERSGRLTPNLLALVLIGLFASAWATEWMHVHFIFGAFLFGAVMPREGAERLNHEILERLEQLAVLLLLPMFFVVAGMSVDLTTLDLGSLGVLAVILVAAVFGKIAGAYGAARLLRVPTRQAAALAALINTRGLTEIVILSVGLQKGVLDTELYSLMVVMALVTTAMTGPLLSWVYPARQVARDLAEAQRAALGPHVDHRVLVVVEDPGDTAGLAELAREQAAGSDAAEVMLVHLQPYPHERLEVGLGLSAELADMAGTMGGLEALAAAIRTDDLPVRVVSRFSADVAAELPALVAGAEPDVIVITPTAPGQDAVRRAAGRRVALVDPSERRVAPTAGKET, from the coding sequence ATGCGCGTAGACATCCTGCTGCTCGACATCGTCGTGGTGCTCGCGCTGGCCCGACTGCTGGGCATGGGCGCGAAACTGATCGGCCAGCCCCCGGTGATCGGGGAGATCCTGGCCGGCATCCTGCTCGGCCCGACCCTGCTCGGCGACGCGATCGGCAAGGACCTGTTCCCCGCGGATCTGCGGCCGGTGCTCAAGGGCCTGGCCGACGTGGGTCTGGTGCTGTTCATGTTCGTGGTCGGCATGGAGCTCGACCAGAAGCTGGTGCGCGGCAAGGGCCGGATCGCGGCGAGCGTGTCGGTCAGCTCGACGCTGCTGCCGTTCGGGCTCGGCTGCCTGATCGCGCTCTGGCTGGCCGAGGACCACGACCAGGGCAAGACGCTGGCGTTCGTCCTGTTCTTCGGCGCGGCCATGTCCGCGACCGCGTTCCCGGTGCTGGCCCGGATCCTCACCGACCGCGAGATGCACCGGACCCGCCTCGGCGGCCTGGCGCTGGCCTGCGCGGCGGTCATCGACGTGCTGGCCTGGACGGTCCTGGCGGTGGTCGTGGCCATCGCCGGGTCCGGCGGGTCCGACCAGTGGCACGTGGCGCTCGCGGTCCCGTTCGCGGTGCTCATGTTCCTGGTGGTGCGGCCGCTGCTGCGGCGGCTGGTGCCCTCCTACGAACGGTCGGGCCGGCTGACGCCCAACCTGCTGGCGCTGGTCCTCATCGGGCTGTTCGCGTCGGCGTGGGCCACCGAGTGGATGCACGTCCACTTCATCTTCGGGGCGTTCCTGTTCGGCGCGGTGATGCCGCGCGAGGGCGCCGAGCGGCTCAACCACGAGATCCTGGAACGGCTGGAGCAGCTCGCGGTGCTGTTGCTGCTGCCGATGTTCTTCGTGGTCGCCGGAATGTCGGTGGACCTGACCACGCTGGACCTGGGCAGCCTCGGGGTGCTGGCGGTGATCCTGGTCGCGGCGGTGTTCGGCAAGATCGCCGGCGCGTACGGGGCGGCCCGGCTGCTCCGGGTCCCGACCCGGCAGGCGGCGGCGCTGGCGGCCCTGATCAACACCCGGGGCCTCACCGAGATCGTCATCCTCAGCGTCGGGCTCCAGAAGGGCGTGCTCGACACCGAGCTGTACTCCCTCATGGTGGTGATGGCCCTGGTCACCACCGCCATGACCGGTCCGCTGCTGTCGTGGGTCTACCCGGCCCGGCAGGTCGCCCGCGACCTGGCCGAGGCGCAGCGGGCGGCCCTCGGCCCCCACGTCGACCACCGGGTGCTGGTGGTCGTCGAGGATCCGGGCGACACCGCGGGGCTGGCCGAGCTGGCGCGCGAGCAGGCGGCCGGGTCGGACGCGGCCGAGGTGATGCTGGTGCACCTGCAGCCCTATCCGCACGAACGGCTCGAGGTCGGGCTGGGGCTGTCCGCCGAACTGGCCGACATGGCGGGGACGATGGGCGGGCTGGAGGCGCTCGCCGCCGCCATCCGCACCGACGACCTGCCGGTCCGGGTGGTCAGCCGGTTCTCCGCCGACGTCGCCGCCGAGTTGCCCGCGCTGGTGGCCGGCGCCGAACCCGACGTCATCGTCATCACCCCGACCGCCCCCGGGCAGGACGCCGTCCGGCGCGCCGCCGGTCGGCGGGTCGCCCTGGTCGACCCGTCGGAGCGCCGCGTCGCTCCGACGGCTGGAAAGGAAACCTGA